A single Candidatus Thalassolituus haligoni DNA region contains:
- a CDS encoding RND family transporter → MNQYSADAHKATHFLHVLETSAFKHPRTILAAILLITLFFAAQIPAVKMYSDFADLLPQEHPYIELHNSIKDSFGGANVIVVGVEVLDGDVFSNEALQKIHRVTMAVDSLTGVNHNLVTSVTHRNSRKVWMTPEGNVNSQSYFDPQGGDLSAAALAKLEKDVVSDPRVYGPLVSPDKSMALIKAQLNEGKLDYEATFNEIQAIRATEAQPGYRIHVTGQPMLVGWAYQYLDQIIEIFLFTAVIMIGLLVFYFRKLYGVLVPLAAVLVSTIWGIGIISLFGYNIDPLGMVIPFLISARAMSHGIQIVERYYAEINELDEATPDGKDHHQLAARTTFENLFRPGSLGVVSDAIGLLLIAVGSIPLNTKLAHYASLWALSIIITVLLAVPLLLSVLPRPRNTRIKHNLFRHVGFVCADLVSDTQSARRALWLGGLLLCGGFYASSLVVIGESEPGSPILYQDHDYNLSSSAINNSFPGSEELYIIAETDSKGGIKRPEVLAALADLERHMLTDPDVGGAKGIPDLVMQVNRLLHTNDPRWLQIPDDEQYVGGLMFTYMMSNPIPGALNEFVDTDERIANLVFYYKDHQGETIRRAIYMVKEWIAAHGDEVEGLSIRLAGGTIGVTAAMNEAAYETNLWVLPLVFILIFVFVALFYSSIISGVMMFMAMLFATTLTYAYMGVMGMGININTVPIIAVGVGVGIDYSIYMMDRIRSEMVRSHNINIAVRQAVRTTGLAVSFTAITLISGIVMWVLLSDLRFQADAALLLIVMVVLNGLAAMLLVPSWILVFKPAFICQSYTDEDGIIHAD, encoded by the coding sequence ATGAACCAGTATTCCGCAGACGCCCACAAGGCAACGCATTTTCTGCATGTGCTAGAGACGTCGGCTTTTAAGCATCCTCGTACCATTCTGGCGGCTATTTTACTGATTACGCTGTTTTTTGCGGCGCAGATTCCAGCCGTTAAAATGTATTCTGATTTTGCCGACCTGTTGCCGCAGGAACACCCGTATATCGAGCTGCACAACAGCATCAAAGACAGTTTTGGTGGTGCCAATGTGATTGTGGTGGGAGTTGAAGTACTCGACGGTGACGTGTTTTCCAATGAGGCGCTGCAGAAAATTCACCGGGTAACGATGGCGGTGGATAGCCTGACCGGGGTGAACCACAATCTGGTGACTTCCGTTACGCACCGCAACTCCCGCAAGGTGTGGATGACGCCGGAAGGTAATGTCAATTCCCAATCCTATTTCGACCCCCAGGGCGGTGATCTTTCGGCGGCGGCGCTGGCAAAGCTGGAAAAAGACGTGGTCTCGGATCCTCGGGTGTATGGCCCACTGGTCAGTCCGGACAAGAGTATGGCGTTGATCAAGGCGCAGTTAAACGAAGGCAAACTTGATTACGAGGCCACGTTTAATGAAATTCAGGCGATTCGGGCCACCGAAGCGCAACCTGGATACCGCATTCACGTTACCGGCCAGCCGATGCTGGTGGGCTGGGCTTACCAGTATCTGGATCAGATTATCGAGATCTTTCTGTTTACTGCGGTGATCATGATCGGCTTGCTGGTGTTCTACTTTCGCAAATTATACGGCGTGCTGGTGCCATTGGCGGCGGTGCTGGTGTCGACCATCTGGGGCATTGGTATTATCTCGCTGTTTGGCTACAACATTGACCCGCTGGGCATGGTGATTCCGTTTCTGATTTCGGCACGGGCGATGTCGCACGGCATCCAGATCGTTGAGCGCTACTATGCCGAAATCAATGAGCTGGATGAGGCCACCCCGGATGGCAAGGATCATCACCAGTTGGCCGCCCGCACCACCTTTGAAAACCTGTTCCGGCCGGGCAGCCTGGGTGTGGTCTCGGATGCCATTGGCCTGTTGCTGATTGCGGTTGGCTCGATCCCACTGAATACCAAGCTGGCCCATTACGCCTCGTTGTGGGCGTTGAGCATTATCATTACCGTATTGTTGGCGGTGCCGCTGTTGCTGTCGGTATTGCCTCGGCCACGCAACACCCGCATTAAGCACAACCTGTTTCGTCATGTCGGGTTTGTCTGCGCCGATCTGGTCAGCGATACCCAATCTGCACGCCGGGCGTTGTGGCTGGGCGGTTTGCTGTTGTGTGGCGGGTTTTATGCCTCGTCGCTGGTGGTGATTGGTGAATCGGAACCCGGCTCGCCGATTCTTTATCAGGATCACGACTACAACCTGTCTTCCAGCGCGATTAACAATAGTTTTCCCGGTTCGGAAGAGCTTTACATCATTGCCGAAACCGACAGCAAGGGCGGCATCAAACGTCCGGAAGTACTGGCGGCGTTGGCCGATCTGGAACGCCATATGCTGACTGACCCGGACGTGGGCGGGGCCAAGGGCATCCCCGATCTGGTGATGCAGGTCAACCGCTTGTTGCACACCAATGACCCGCGCTGGCTGCAAATTCCCGATGATGAGCAGTACGTCGGCGGGCTGATGTTTACCTACATGATGTCGAACCCGATTCCTGGCGCGCTGAACGAATTTGTTGATACCGACGAACGTATTGCCAACCTGGTGTTTTATTACAAGGATCACCAGGGCGAGACTATTCGTCGTGCCATTTATATGGTGAAGGAATGGATCGCCGCCCATGGCGACGAGGTTGAAGGGCTGAGTATTCGCCTGGCCGGTGGCACTATTGGCGTAACCGCCGCCATGAACGAAGCGGCTTACGAAACCAACCTGTGGGTTTTGCCGCTGGTGTTTATTCTGATCTTTGTGTTTGTCGCCTTGTTTTACAGCTCGATTATATCAGGGGTAATGATGTTTATGGCGATGCTGTTCGCCACCACGCTGACGTATGCCTATATGGGCGTGATGGGGATGGGTATTAATATCAATACTGTACCTATTATTGCCGTCGGTGTCGGGGTGGGTATCGATTATTCGATTTATATGATGGACCGGATTCGTAGTGAAATGGTGCGTTCGCATAATATCAATATTGCGGTTCGACAAGCGGTGAGAACCACCGGTCTGGCGGTGAGTTTCACCGCGATTACGCTGATATCCGGTATCGTTATGTGGGTGTTGTTATCGGACCTCAGGTTTCAGGCCGATGCCGCACTGTTATTGATTGTTATGGTGGTATTAAACGGATTGGCCGCCATGTTACTGGTGCCCAGCTGGATACTGGTATTCAAACCGGCGTTTATCTGTCAATCGTACACTGACGAAGACGGTATTATTCACGCCGATTAA
- a CDS encoding YCF48-related protein: MTVRVCCAFLLVVGLYGCEARLNMERVAENNRQPVQRTDQLMAVAANDEVVVAVGNFGVVLVRPRASADSWQRLALGRDANLIDIEVCPDQRFYALSNNRQLWVSDAKGEHWRPVPIPTLESLLTLDCAPDNTLWVGGSFSTLLSSLDGGASWEEQSLGEDAIFTQIDFVSTSEAYAVAELGLVYHTSDGGLSWQSAGLIDDDFYPQGALFETSGEGWVAGLGGSILHTRDGGQHWVAEPTGVAAPVYALQQVGNEMMALGESGLLLRRSGEQWRTVSGVGHGAYFRDAVLVGEQLILVGGSGGLVVVARNQLR, encoded by the coding sequence ATGACTGTCAGGGTTTGTTGTGCCTTTTTGCTGGTTGTCGGCCTGTATGGTTGTGAGGCACGTCTGAATATGGAGCGGGTGGCGGAAAACAATCGCCAGCCGGTTCAACGTACCGATCAGTTGATGGCGGTAGCGGCCAATGATGAGGTAGTGGTGGCGGTGGGGAATTTTGGCGTGGTGCTGGTGCGCCCACGGGCCTCTGCGGACAGCTGGCAGCGGCTGGCATTGGGACGAGACGCTAATCTGATTGATATTGAAGTCTGTCCGGATCAGCGCTTTTACGCGCTGTCGAATAATCGCCAGCTCTGGGTCAGTGACGCCAAGGGTGAACACTGGCGTCCTGTACCAATACCGACGCTGGAATCGCTGCTGACGCTGGATTGCGCCCCCGATAATACACTCTGGGTCGGTGGCAGTTTCAGTACCTTGCTCAGCAGCCTGGATGGCGGTGCGTCCTGGGAGGAGCAAAGCCTGGGCGAAGACGCCATCTTCACCCAGATCGATTTTGTCTCCACCTCTGAAGCCTACGCCGTGGCCGAGTTGGGGCTGGTGTACCACACCAGTGATGGCGGTCTCAGCTGGCAGTCTGCCGGGCTGATTGATGATGACTTTTACCCTCAGGGAGCATTATTCGAGACCTCTGGAGAAGGCTGGGTGGCGGGTCTGGGCGGCTCGATTCTGCACACCCGTGACGGCGGCCAGCACTGGGTGGCCGAGCCAACCGGTGTGGCGGCACCGGTTTATGCCCTGCAGCAAGTGGGCAACGAGATGATGGCACTGGGGGAGAGCGGTCTGCTGTTGCGTCGATCCGGTGAGCAGTGGCGCACCGTCAGTGGTGTTGGCCATGGTGCCTATTTTCGCGATGCGGTACTCGTGGGCGAGCAGCTGATTCTGGTGGGAGGCAGCGGTGGTCTGGTTGTCGTGGCCCGTAATCAATTGCGTTAA
- a CDS encoding 2Fe-2S iron-sulfur cluster-binding protein has protein sequence MHYSISVSGCDRTVICRDSDSLLTGLLRSNSRAVPAGCRGGGCGICKVRITSGEYEAGPMARCHISAEDQQKNIVLACRVYPRSDITLEVVGKLARRFNQAA, from the coding sequence ATGCATTACTCAATTTCTGTCTCCGGCTGTGACCGCACGGTTATTTGTCGTGATTCGGATTCCTTGCTCACCGGGTTGCTGAGATCCAACTCCCGTGCGGTGCCTGCTGGTTGTCGTGGTGGTGGTTGCGGTATCTGCAAAGTCCGTATTACCTCCGGCGAATACGAAGCGGGGCCGATGGCTCGTTGTCATATCAGTGCCGAAGATCAACAAAAAAATATTGTCCTTGCCTGTCGGGTATATCCCCGCAGTGATATAACCCTGGAGGTTGTTGGCAAGCTGGCGCGTCGATTTAATCAGGCGGCATGA
- a CDS encoding 4-oxalocrotonate tautomerase family protein, giving the protein MPVIIFTLPDTDAVRESREVICTEACRVFAEILAAPVERIRAYIQILPAAQIAAGGGWLGLPDATLLAPFYQFFVLQDRATSQVQELHAAFTAILVTSLGIDRMEIRGICTRVSPADWAIGGITADRARKQELEARAGQE; this is encoded by the coding sequence ATGCCGGTTATTATTTTTACATTGCCTGATACCGACGCGGTGCGGGAATCCCGCGAGGTGATTTGCACCGAAGCCTGCCGGGTGTTTGCCGAGATACTGGCTGCGCCGGTTGAGCGTATTCGTGCCTATATCCAGATATTGCCAGCGGCTCAGATTGCGGCGGGTGGTGGCTGGCTGGGTTTGCCTGACGCCACGCTGTTGGCCCCTTTCTACCAGTTTTTTGTGCTGCAAGACCGTGCTACCAGTCAGGTGCAGGAGCTGCATGCTGCTTTTACCGCGATTCTGGTCACCAGCCTGGGGATTGATCGGATGGAAATCCGGGGTATTTGCACCCGTGTCAGTCCGGCAGACTGGGCGATTGGCGGGATTACGGCGGATCGGGCACGGAAGCAGGAGCTGGAAGCGCGGGCCGGGCAGGAGTAG
- a CDS encoding SDR family oxidoreductase has protein sequence MDNRQKTAVVVGATGAFGQAIVKTLLAEGLQVLAVARRQNSLDALKEQYPGIRTVAADISEDSSIEIIHHAVTGPVQLVVHGPGVGVAGGILVAPTATMVDAVNIKVGGFMRLCRAVDAYLEPHSRLVAIAGHYGLEPTAYAASAGVANAALFNVVRQISLALGPRGVTAHTIAPGPADTERLRHVATARAEQRGIEVEKVLEEMQAESSIGAFTTPEQVAWAVKTLLAVEADSMTGSTLMLDSGRRRGLP, from the coding sequence ATGGATAATCGTCAGAAAACCGCTGTGGTCGTGGGGGCAACCGGTGCTTTTGGTCAGGCCATTGTCAAAACACTGCTGGCCGAAGGGTTACAAGTACTGGCGGTTGCCCGCCGTCAGAATTCGCTGGATGCACTGAAAGAACAGTATCCCGGCATCCGTACCGTCGCGGCTGATATCTCTGAGGATTCGTCGATAGAAATCATTCACCATGCGGTGACTGGCCCGGTTCAGCTGGTGGTGCATGGGCCGGGTGTCGGGGTGGCTGGTGGCATTTTGGTGGCACCGACGGCCACCATGGTGGATGCCGTCAATATCAAGGTGGGTGGCTTTATGCGGTTGTGTCGTGCCGTCGATGCGTACCTTGAGCCCCATTCGCGGCTGGTCGCGATTGCCGGTCATTATGGTCTGGAGCCGACGGCTTATGCGGCTTCTGCCGGAGTGGCCAACGCGGCGTTGTTTAACGTGGTACGTCAAATCAGTCTGGCTCTGGGGCCGCGTGGCGTCACGGCTCACACGATTGCGCCGGGGCCGGCTGATACCGAACGCTTGCGGCACGTGGCCACAGCCCGTGCCGAGCAGCGCGGTATTGAAGTGGAGAAGGTGCTGGAAGAAATGCAAGCAGAATCGTCTATCGGGGCTTTTACCACTCCGGAGCAAGTGGCCTGGGCCGTTAAAACGCTGCTGGCCGTCGAGGCGGACTCGATGACGGGTTCGACGTTGATGCTGGATAGTGGCCGTCGCCGTGGCCTGCCATAG
- the speB gene encoding agmatinase, which produces MYPTPAAQNPMAIASATANADMPLYSALGMTFMQCPLMTDIHHSQADVIVAGVPFDMATSGRPGARFGPQGVRQASANLIWEGRRWPWTFALDDVLKLEDAGNLAFRHGEPQTLVDNLEAFASALVQGGKKTLFFGGDHFVTLPILRAQARQHGPLALIHFDAHTDTYDGGSQYDHGTLFHHAVVEGLVDTEHSIQLGIRTAYELDGHPFEVIDAAELNDLGPAATLTRIRQRVAGRPVYISFDIDALDPAFAPGTGTPVSAGLSMDCALKIIRGLAGMDIRGMDVVEVAPAYDHAEITSLAGATLALEMLYAVAAGKHPV; this is translated from the coding sequence ATGTACCCGACGCCTGCTGCCCAGAATCCGATGGCTATTGCCTCCGCTACTGCCAATGCCGATATGCCTCTCTATAGTGCGTTAGGCATGACCTTTATGCAGTGCCCGTTGATGACGGATATTCACCATTCCCAGGCCGATGTCATTGTGGCAGGCGTGCCATTTGATATGGCAACATCTGGTCGTCCGGGTGCCCGTTTCGGGCCTCAGGGGGTGCGTCAGGCATCGGCCAACCTGATTTGGGAAGGCAGGCGCTGGCCATGGACTTTTGCACTGGATGACGTGTTAAAACTGGAGGATGCCGGGAACCTTGCGTTCCGCCATGGCGAACCACAGACGCTGGTAGACAACCTCGAAGCCTTTGCCTCTGCTTTGGTGCAAGGCGGGAAAAAGACACTGTTTTTTGGTGGCGATCACTTTGTCACCCTGCCGATCTTGCGGGCCCAGGCGCGACAGCACGGACCACTGGCGCTGATTCATTTTGATGCCCACACCGACACCTATGACGGCGGCAGCCAATACGATCATGGCACGCTGTTTCACCATGCGGTGGTTGAAGGGCTGGTGGATACCGAACACTCGATTCAGTTGGGGATTCGTACTGCTTATGAATTGGATGGGCACCCGTTCGAAGTCATTGATGCAGCCGAGTTAAACGACCTTGGCCCAGCCGCGACACTGACACGCATTCGCCAGCGGGTCGCCGGGCGGCCGGTTTATATCAGCTTTGATATCGATGCTCTCGACCCGGCGTTTGCGCCTGGCACCGGCACTCCGGTATCGGCAGGTCTGAGCATGGATTGTGCGTTAAAAATTATCCGGGGCCTGGCCGGAATGGATATTCGTGGTATGGACGTGGTGGAAGTGGCTCCTGCTTATGACCATGCAGAAATCACCTCGCTGGCGGGAGCAACCCTGGCGCTGGAGATGTTGTACGCCGTTGCGGCAGGCAAACATCCCGTATAA
- a CDS encoding LysR substrate-binding domain-containing protein: MSDTASPLRHFDLNLLQVFDALISECHVSRASEQLFLSQSATSHALNRLRQQLNDPLLVRCGSGLQPTPRALAMLPDVKAILKQLELTLAPPKQFEPAHSQRVFTIAATDYFEAVVLPDMMPTLQQQAPGVIFDLEMIGPHASLERLENGTVDLVIGLDENLTVPAHLLRQPWLTEQLVCLVGTRFDDIPAQLTLDQYLDFPHVVMLDQTDTSTNGIDRWLAGQQRQRQRMAQMINYLAAARLVAERRALLTLPRRMAELFCHWLPVRTVEGPDDMPNWEMTLIQHPLHVQDPALQWLIEQVVSAKP; encoded by the coding sequence ATGTCCGACACCGCGTCGCCACTAAGACATTTTGACCTTAACCTGCTGCAGGTATTTGATGCCCTGATCAGCGAATGCCACGTCTCGCGAGCCTCCGAACAGCTGTTTCTGAGCCAGTCGGCCACCAGTCACGCCCTCAACCGGCTGCGTCAGCAACTCAACGATCCCCTGCTGGTACGCTGCGGCAGCGGCCTGCAACCCACGCCCCGTGCGCTGGCAATGCTGCCAGACGTCAAAGCCATCCTGAAACAGTTGGAACTGACCCTGGCCCCACCCAAACAATTTGAACCGGCCCACAGCCAGCGGGTATTCACCATTGCTGCCACCGACTACTTTGAAGCGGTGGTACTGCCAGACATGATGCCGACGCTGCAACAGCAAGCACCCGGAGTCATCTTTGATCTGGAAATGATCGGCCCGCACGCCTCACTGGAACGACTGGAAAATGGCACAGTGGATCTGGTGATCGGCCTGGATGAAAACCTCACCGTGCCCGCCCATCTGCTGCGGCAGCCCTGGCTGACCGAACAACTGGTCTGCCTGGTGGGCACCCGTTTCGACGACATCCCCGCACAGCTCACCCTCGATCAGTACCTGGATTTTCCCCACGTGGTGATGCTGGACCAGACTGATACCAGCACCAATGGCATCGATCGCTGGCTGGCGGGCCAACAGCGACAACGCCAGCGCATGGCACAAATGATCAACTACCTCGCCGCCGCCCGTTTGGTTGCCGAACGCCGGGCTTTATTAACCCTGCCGCGTCGCATGGCCGAACTGTTTTGTCATTGGTTACCGGTGCGTACGGTGGAAGGGCCAGACGATATGCCCAACTGGGAAATGACACTGATACAACACCCGCTACACGTACAAGACCCGGCCCTGCAGTGGTTGATAGAACAAGTTGTCAGCGCCAAGCCGTAA